The Enterobacter asburiae genome window below encodes:
- the yajD gene encoding HNH nuclease YajD — protein MALIPKNYARLESGYREKALKIYPWVCGRCSREFVYSNLRELTVHHIDHDHTNNPEDGSNWELLCLFCHDHEHSKYTEADQYGTTVVAGEDAQKDVGVATFNPFADLKAMMDKKK, from the coding sequence ATGGCTCTGATCCCTAAAAACTACGCGCGGCTGGAAAGCGGCTATCGCGAGAAAGCATTAAAAATCTATCCCTGGGTCTGCGGACGCTGCTCGCGGGAGTTCGTCTATTCCAATCTGCGTGAATTGACGGTTCACCATATCGATCACGACCATACCAACAACCCGGAAGATGGCAGCAACTGGGAGCTGTTGTGCCTGTTTTGCCACGATCACGAGCATTCGAAATACACCGAAGCGGATCAGTACGGCACCACCGTGGTCGCAGGGGAAGACGCGCAAAAAGACGTGGGCGTCGCCACGTTTAACCCGTTTGCCGATTTAAAAGCGATGATGGATAAGAAGAAATAA